In the Pseudomonas sp. ADAK2 genome, one interval contains:
- a CDS encoding PhoPQ-activated protein PqaA family protein, whose translation MPSRTDLYARYLKASALLLMLTGCQSSTSDNPQHCFEQSGQAFSEVLSCYYKAQAAQPLRYESKGQEQVSGVTIRKFELTSQSWDQGGKVAPADWTHGVDLYIPDSPRGTRAVLVANDGVNHPPSKPAPDVPPNFTRQTLLNIARQTGSIVVAVSNVPNQYLTYSDDGVERTEDGSVAHSWKLFMQAPEQRPFMSVHVPMMEALVKAMDLAQKETPPGQLKSFLATGASKRGWAVWLAALTDPRVDSIVPFVIDVLNTEKVFDQTFLAYGGNWPLAYIDYYQQGVIAQRKTPAFKKLMQVEDPMTYPPAYASRLSIPKYIVNASGDDFFIPDASRQYFPELEQDNASVLRVIPNSAHDVRPFVEENLIAYIKRRQAGKTTPLLKAQEQRLSATSSELRLTLAELPIRLTRWTAHNPLARDFRYNCGVRYSAVQLPVSTNVQATQQAPKTGWSAEFFEAEFANGYVETTMVKILPDTNPTQAPPADEAFCGTLPGTPGQ comes from the coding sequence ATGCCGAGTCGAACCGATCTCTATGCGCGTTATTTGAAGGCCAGTGCATTATTGCTGATGCTTACGGGCTGCCAGTCATCCACTTCCGACAACCCACAACACTGCTTCGAACAGAGCGGGCAGGCGTTCAGCGAAGTGTTGAGCTGTTATTACAAGGCCCAGGCGGCGCAGCCGTTGCGCTACGAAAGCAAGGGTCAGGAACAGGTATCCGGCGTCACCATCCGGAAATTCGAACTGACGTCGCAGTCCTGGGATCAGGGCGGTAAAGTCGCCCCGGCCGACTGGACTCATGGCGTCGACCTGTACATTCCTGACAGTCCCCGCGGCACGCGAGCCGTGCTGGTCGCCAACGATGGGGTCAACCATCCTCCGTCCAAACCGGCTCCTGACGTACCGCCCAATTTTACCCGCCAGACGCTGCTCAACATCGCCCGGCAAACCGGTTCCATCGTCGTGGCGGTCAGCAATGTACCGAACCAGTATTTGACCTACAGCGATGACGGCGTGGAGCGCACAGAAGACGGCAGCGTGGCCCACAGCTGGAAACTGTTCATGCAGGCTCCGGAACAACGTCCCTTCATGTCGGTGCATGTGCCGATGATGGAAGCGCTGGTCAAGGCCATGGACCTGGCGCAAAAGGAAACGCCGCCCGGCCAGCTGAAGAGCTTCCTGGCCACTGGCGCGTCAAAACGCGGTTGGGCGGTATGGCTGGCGGCTCTGACGGACCCGCGCGTCGATAGCATCGTGCCGTTTGTCATCGACGTCTTGAACACCGAAAAAGTCTTCGACCAGACGTTTCTGGCGTACGGCGGCAACTGGCCATTGGCGTACATCGACTACTACCAGCAAGGGGTGATCGCCCAACGCAAGACACCTGCGTTCAAGAAGCTGATGCAAGTCGAAGACCCGATGACTTATCCGCCCGCCTACGCCAGCCGGTTGAGTATTCCCAAGTACATCGTTAATGCCAGTGGCGATGACTTTTTCATTCCGGATGCTTCGCGCCAGTATTTCCCGGAGCTGGAGCAGGACAATGCCAGTGTTCTTCGGGTGATTCCCAATTCCGCCCATGATGTGCGGCCGTTTGTTGAAGAGAACCTGATTGCTTATATCAAGCGGCGGCAGGCCGGCAAGACCACACCGCTGTTAAAAGCACAGGAACAGCGCCTCAGTGCGACGTCGTCCGAGCTGCGACTGACCCTGGCCGAGCTACCGATCAGGTTGACTCGGTGGACGGCCCACAACCCGCTGGCGCGGGACTTCCGGTACAACTGCGGCGTGCGCTACAGCGCGGTGCAGCTGCCCGTCTCAACCAACGTCCAGGCAACCCAGCAGGCGCCAAAAACGGGCTGGAGCGCCGAATTTTTTGAAGCCGAGTTCGCCAATGGCTATGTTGAAACGACCATGGTCAAAATCCTTCCAGACACCAACCCGACTCAGGCGCCACCGGCTGATGAGGCGTTTTGCGGAACACTGCCGGGCACCCCGGGTCAGTAA
- a CDS encoding glycosyltransferase — translation MSQPTTKVLVIGYVWPEPRSSAASGHVMQILETFLQEGWDITFSSPAGVGEHKADLNALGIRECPIELNNSSFDTFISALAPDIVLFDQFMMEEQFGWRVEKHCPDALRVLETSDLQSLRHARHQRLKDRLKASADENDFSALFAPALREEFELMAGTDLAKREIAALYRCDLSLMISPVEIDLLVEQFKLPRDLLHWCPLMPSLPTTPHTAFEERAHFLSIGNFRHAPNWDAVLWMKTSVWPLIRQQLPGAQLHLYGAYTPPKATALHNPAQGFHVMNWAEDALQVMSAARICLAPLRFGAGIKGKIVDAMLCGTPTITTPIGAEGMSDGLPWPGVIGESAEALATAAVALYQDKALWTEAQHHGDRLLTAQYRQSDHGPALIERLQACRQNLVERRRDNFTGAMLRHHAHKSTQYMAQWIEAKNRHGESSVSDSRG, via the coding sequence ATGAGTCAGCCCACAACCAAAGTCCTGGTCATTGGTTACGTCTGGCCCGAACCCCGCTCTTCGGCGGCCAGTGGGCATGTGATGCAAATTCTCGAGACGTTTTTGCAGGAAGGCTGGGACATCACCTTCAGCAGTCCGGCGGGCGTCGGCGAACATAAAGCCGACCTCAACGCGCTGGGCATTCGTGAATGCCCGATCGAGTTGAATAACAGCAGTTTCGACACTTTTATCAGCGCACTCGCCCCGGATATCGTGCTGTTCGATCAGTTCATGATGGAGGAACAGTTCGGCTGGCGCGTGGAGAAGCACTGCCCGGACGCCTTGCGCGTGCTCGAGACTTCCGACCTGCAAAGCCTTCGTCACGCGCGGCACCAACGGCTCAAGGACCGTTTGAAGGCCAGTGCCGACGAAAACGATTTCAGCGCTCTGTTTGCCCCGGCGCTGCGTGAGGAGTTCGAGTTGATGGCCGGCACTGACCTGGCCAAGCGCGAAATTGCCGCGCTGTATCGCTGCGATCTGAGCCTGATGATTTCTCCGGTGGAAATCGACTTGCTGGTCGAACAATTCAAGCTGCCGCGGGACTTGCTGCACTGGTGTCCCTTGATGCCGTCGCTGCCAACGACGCCTCATACGGCGTTTGAAGAACGGGCGCACTTTCTCAGCATCGGTAACTTCCGCCACGCGCCGAACTGGGATGCGGTGCTTTGGATGAAAACTTCGGTCTGGCCGTTGATCCGTCAACAATTGCCCGGCGCGCAGTTGCATCTTTACGGCGCTTACACGCCTCCCAAAGCCACGGCATTGCACAACCCGGCGCAAGGTTTTCATGTAATGAACTGGGCCGAGGATGCGTTGCAGGTGATGTCCGCCGCGCGGATCTGCCTGGCGCCGCTGCGGTTTGGCGCGGGGATCAAGGGCAAGATTGTCGATGCCATGCTCTGTGGCACGCCGACGATTACCACGCCAATCGGCGCCGAGGGCATGAGCGACGGCCTGCCTTGGCCCGGCGTTATCGGTGAATCCGCCGAAGCGTTGGCCACCGCAGCCGTTGCGCTTTATCAGGACAAGGCTCTCTGGACCGAGGCGCAACACCATGGCGACCGATTGCTCACCGCGCAATACCGTCAGTCAGACCACGGTCCGGCCCTGATTGAGCGCCTGCAAGCCTGCCGTCAAAACCTGGTCGAACGCCGCCGCGACAACTTCACCGGCGCCATGCTTCGGCATCATGCGCACAAAAGTACGCAGTACATGGCGCAGTGGATCGAGGCGAAAAATCGTCACGGTGAGTCGTCCGTTTCCGATTCTCGCGGGTGA
- a CDS encoding phosphatidylinositol-specific phospholipase C domain-containing protein — translation MPNNPTSNVDTQCWMNKVPGIDQLKLTDLIWPGTHNSGMDKKAPNYEIVVGNWTTCQNDSFAWQLAKGARAFDLRLGYQPGSPKGTFYFHHNGYKSHRVLDELIDAVNSFLDRNPDEFIILDFHQLLDGDPRFDHRQFNDLMKQRLGDRAISPDDEEKTIGELKAASSKKRVILASRVSVELDLNYFWGTIPHRWSGSRLTNVTELRQHIVRTLDTPRSGSYLWSLTATSYTFLGGPVDIKQHINDWFHSSRDWVTRCSIISTDFFDESQIVGYCWIANSMKAVEHSRSLA, via the coding sequence ATGCCAAACAACCCTACCTCCAATGTCGACACTCAATGCTGGATGAACAAAGTCCCTGGTATCGACCAACTGAAACTCACCGATCTAATCTGGCCCGGCACCCACAACTCGGGCATGGACAAGAAAGCCCCCAACTACGAAATCGTCGTCGGCAACTGGACGACCTGCCAGAACGATTCGTTCGCCTGGCAACTCGCCAAGGGCGCCCGTGCTTTCGACCTGCGCCTGGGTTATCAGCCTGGTTCGCCCAAGGGCACGTTCTACTTTCATCACAATGGCTACAAATCCCATCGGGTACTGGATGAATTGATCGATGCGGTGAACAGTTTTCTTGATCGCAACCCCGATGAATTCATCATTCTCGACTTCCATCAACTGCTCGATGGCGACCCGCGCTTCGATCACCGCCAATTCAACGATTTGATGAAACAACGCCTCGGCGACCGCGCCATTTCGCCCGATGACGAGGAGAAGACCATTGGCGAACTCAAGGCGGCGAGCAGCAAAAAACGCGTGATTCTTGCAAGCCGCGTCTCGGTAGAACTGGATCTGAACTACTTCTGGGGCACTATCCCCCATCGATGGAGCGGCAGTCGGCTTACCAATGTTACTGAGTTGCGTCAGCATATCGTCCGCACTCTGGATACTCCGAGATCCGGCTCTTACCTATGGTCATTGACCGCCACCAGTTACACGTTCCTCGGCGGGCCAGTGGACATCAAGCAGCACATAAACGACTGGTTTCATTCATCCCGGGATTGGGTGACGCGCTGCTCGATCATCAGTACCGACTTTTTCGACGAATCGCAGATCGTCGGTTATTGCTGGATCGCCAACAGCATGAAGGCGGTGGAGCACAGTCGGTCGCTGGCGTAA
- a CDS encoding AraC family transcriptional regulator: MTRTARVTDPSYELMDDHNGLSIIYRQHGFPCPLVRWHFHKEYELHLIVASSGKVFIGDYIGNFYPETLFLTGPNLPHNWISQVAEDEVVPKRDMLVNFTDELFDSGHLVFAELKTLVPLLERAQYGIEFRCKRTIRQAMTLMQRIADTKGVTRLGHFLILLELLAASDDYQLLSGATTPQLADEHNVDRTNRAVDYIFAHYARELPLEEVAEHLGMKPTYFSRVFKQATGRCFIEFVNRLRISKSCELLADGDKPVTDVCFESGFNNISNFNRRFQQLKGMTPSHYRRLAVQRLTEQNRG; this comes from the coding sequence ATGACCCGGACTGCCAGAGTTACCGATCCTTCCTACGAGTTGATGGACGACCATAACGGGTTGTCCATCATCTATCGCCAGCATGGTTTCCCGTGCCCGTTGGTGCGCTGGCATTTCCACAAGGAATACGAACTGCACTTGATCGTTGCCAGTTCCGGCAAGGTGTTCATCGGTGACTACATCGGTAACTTCTACCCGGAAACGCTGTTCCTGACCGGCCCCAACCTGCCGCACAACTGGATCAGCCAGGTCGCCGAAGACGAAGTGGTGCCCAAGCGCGACATGCTGGTCAACTTCACCGATGAGTTGTTCGACAGTGGCCATCTCGTGTTTGCCGAACTCAAGACCCTGGTGCCGCTGCTGGAGCGCGCGCAGTACGGCATCGAGTTCCGTTGCAAGCGCACCATCCGCCAGGCCATGACACTGATGCAGCGCATCGCCGACACCAAAGGCGTGACCCGGCTCGGGCATTTTCTGATTCTGCTGGAATTGCTCGCGGCTTCTGATGACTATCAGCTGCTGTCGGGAGCGACGACGCCGCAACTGGCGGATGAACACAACGTCGATCGCACCAACCGCGCGGTGGATTACATCTTTGCCCATTACGCCCGGGAACTGCCGCTGGAAGAAGTCGCCGAGCACCTGGGCATGAAGCCGACGTATTTCAGCCGGGTGTTCAAGCAGGCCACCGGGCGCTGTTTCATCGAATTCGTCAATCGCCTGCGAATCAGCAAGTCTTGTGAACTGCTGGCCGATGGCGACAAACCGGTGACCGATGTGTGTTTCGAGTCGGGCTTCAACAATATCTCCAACTTCAACCGGCGATTCCAGCAACTCAAGGGCATGACCCCTTCCCATTACCGCCGGTTGGCGGTGCAGCGGTTGACCGAACAAAACCGCGGTTAA
- a CDS encoding ABC transporter substrate-binding protein produces MQPSVKALLALTCMTLSSVSLGAQTLTIATVNNSDMIRMQKLSKTFETEHPDIKLNWVVLEENVLRQRLTTDIATQGGQFDVLTIGMYEAALWGAKGWLEPMKDLPASYALDDVFPSVREGLSVKGSLYALPFYAESSITYYRTDLFKDAGLTMPEHPTWTQISEFASKLTNKDKEQYGICLRGKAGWGENMALITTVANSFGARWFDEKWQPEFNGPEWKNALNFYVKTMKDSGPPGASSNGFNENLALFNSGKCAIWVDASVAGSFVTDKTQSKVSEHVGFTYAPHETTDKGSAWLYSWALAIPTSSKAKDAAKTFSAWATSKEYGALVAEKDGIANVPPGTRASTYSDAYMKAAPFAKVTLESLKVADPSKPSIKPVPYIGIQLVTIPEFQGIGTQVGKSFSAALIGQTTVDQALAAAQQTTEREMKRAGYPK; encoded by the coding sequence ATGCAACCTTCTGTAAAAGCTCTGCTTGCCCTCACCTGCATGACCCTCAGCAGCGTCAGCCTTGGCGCCCAGACCCTGACCATTGCCACCGTCAACAACAGCGACATGATTCGCATGCAAAAGCTCTCGAAAACTTTCGAGACCGAGCATCCGGACATCAAGCTCAATTGGGTGGTGCTCGAAGAAAACGTCCTGCGCCAACGCCTGACCACCGACATTGCAACCCAGGGCGGACAGTTCGATGTGCTGACCATTGGCATGTACGAAGCCGCACTTTGGGGGGCCAAAGGTTGGCTGGAACCGATGAAGGACTTGCCAGCCAGCTACGCCCTCGACGACGTGTTCCCGTCGGTGCGTGAAGGTTTGTCGGTCAAAGGCTCGCTGTATGCCCTGCCGTTCTACGCCGAAAGCTCGATCACCTATTACCGCACCGACCTGTTCAAAGACGCCGGGCTGACCATGCCTGAGCATCCGACCTGGACCCAGATCAGCGAATTCGCCAGCAAACTCACCAACAAGGACAAGGAACAGTACGGCATCTGCCTGCGCGGCAAGGCCGGTTGGGGCGAGAACATGGCGCTGATCACCACCGTCGCCAACTCGTTTGGCGCGCGTTGGTTCGATGAGAAGTGGCAGCCGGAATTCAATGGTCCCGAGTGGAAAAACGCGCTGAACTTCTACGTCAAGACCATGAAGGATTCAGGCCCACCCGGCGCCTCCAGCAACGGTTTCAACGAAAACCTGGCGCTGTTCAACAGCGGCAAATGCGCGATCTGGGTCGATGCCAGCGTCGCCGGTTCGTTCGTGACCGACAAGACCCAAAGCAAGGTCAGCGAGCACGTCGGCTTTACCTATGCGCCGCACGAAACCACTGACAAGGGCTCGGCGTGGTTGTATTCCTGGGCACTGGCGATTCCGACCAGTTCCAAGGCCAAGGACGCAGCGAAAACCTTCAGCGCCTGGGCCACTTCCAAGGAGTACGGCGCACTGGTTGCCGAGAAAGACGGCATTGCCAACGTACCGCCTGGCACCCGGGCCTCGACCTACAGCGATGCGTACATGAAAGCCGCGCCGTTCGCCAAAGTGACCCTCGAGTCGCTGAAAGTCGCCGACCCGAGCAAGCCGAGCATCAAGCCTGTGCCTTACATCGGCATTCAGCTGGTGACCATTCCTGAATTCCAGGGCATCGGTACCCAGGTCGGCAAGTCGTTCTCGGCAGCGCTGATCGGCCAGACCACGGTCGACCAGGCCCTGGCCGCCGCCCAGCAAACCACCGAACGTGAGATGAAGCGCGCCGGTTATCCGAAATAA